The Sphingobium sp. JS3065 genomic sequence TGTGCTGGCCGTCGCCCGCGTGGCCGGGATCATGGCCGCCAAGCGGACCGCCGACCTGATCCCGCTTTGCCATCCGATCGCGCTCAGTTCCGTCAGCATCGACCTCGATCTGGACGAGGGCGGCGTCACCGTCACCGCCACCGCGAAAACGGCGGGCCAGACAGGTGTCGAGATGGAGGCGCTCACCGCCGCGACGGTGGCGCTGCTGACCGTCTACGACATGGCGAAGGCGCTCGACAAGGGCATGATCATCGGCGACGTGCGCCTGCTCGCCAAGACCGGCGGCAAGTCCGGCGACTGGACCGCGGGGAACCGGACCGGCGGGGACGGGCAAGCGGCATGAGCCTGCTCCCCGTCGCGGAAGCGCAAAGCCGCCTGATGGCGCTCGCGACGCCGCTGCCGACGGAGCATGTGGCCGTTGCCGCCTGCGCCGGTCGCTGGCTGACCGAAGATATCGCCGCCCTGCGCGACCAGCCCTGGGCCGATCTGTCGGCGATGGACGGCTATGCGATCCGCGCAAGCGAATGGCCTGGGCCATGGCGGGTCGCCGCCGAAAGCGCGGCGGGCGGGCCGCTTCCTCCGCCCCTGGCCCCCGGTGAAGCCTGCCGCATCTTCACGGGCGCTCCCCTGCCCCAGGGCGCGGACAGCGTCCTGATCCAGGAGGATGCGGCGCGGGACGAAACGCTCCTGCGGGGATTGGGCGGCGCGCTGGCGCTCGGCCGCAATGTCCGCGCCGCCGCCTCGGACTTCCACAAGGGCGGCCTTCTTTTGAAGAGGGGCGCTGCGCTCGGCCCCGCGCAGATCGCCCTTGCCGTGCTGGGCGGCCATGGCGCCTTGCCCGTCGCCCGGCGCGCGCGCATCGCCCTGATTTCCACCGGCAACGAACTGGTCCCGCCCGGCGCGCCTGCCGTGGAGGGCCAGCTTCCCTCCTCCAACGCCCCCATGCTGGCCGCGCTGCTGGGCAGCCTGCCCTGCGACGTCATCGACCTGGGGATCGTGCCCGACGATCTCGACAACGTGACCCAGGCCTTCGCCCGCGCCGGGCAGGCCGACATCATCGTGTCGACCGGCGGCGCGTCGGTGGGGGATCATGACATCGTCCGCCCGGCCTTCGCCCGCGCGGGTGGCTCGCTCGATTTCTGGAAGATCCGCATGCGCCCCGGCAAGCCGCTCATGGCAGGCACGCTGGGGTCCGCCATCTTCCTGGGCCTGCCCGGCAATCCCGTGTCGGCCTTCGTCACCGCGACGCTGTTCCTGCTGCCGTTGGTCCGCCACTTGATGGGCGCCGCATCGCCCCTGCCCCGCACGGCGCCAGCAACCCTCTCCGCTCCCCTTCCCGCCACCGGAGAACGGGATGACTATCTGCGCGCCTTCCGCACCGAAGCGGGCGTCGTTTCGGTAACCTCGCAGGACAGCGCCGCCACGGCCGCCCTGGCGATGGCCGACTGTCTCATCTTGCGCGCCGCCGGTTCAACCGCCGCCCAGGCCGGCGCTTCCGTCACGGTCCTGCCCCTTACATAAGGAAAGGGGCCGCGAAGCGACCCCTTCCAGTGCAGTCCTGTTGAAGCGGCTGCATTCAGATCATGTCCTGAACGACGGCCAACCCTTTTCAGCGCTGCTGCTTATCGGGCGCCTTGTCCTTGCGGCTTTCGTCGCCCATCTGACCCTGGCGATTTTCCTGCTGCTGCTGACGTCCGCCCTGGCTGGAGCGGTCGCCGCCCTGCTGATCGCGGCGTTGACCGCCGCCCTGATTATTCTGGTTGGGCATCTTACTCTCCTATTCGCCTTCTTCCAGGAAGGCAGTCGTGTAAACGGCCCGCTCGCCGCCGCGTTCCCGCAAATGCGGCGAACCGTTAGGCGCTTGACTTACCCCTGTCCGTTTCCTATGCGTTCTCCATCCGTTCTAAAGAGGGTAAGGCGAGATGTTGACACCCAAGCAACAGGAATTGCTGAGCTTCATTCAGACCCGGCTGGAGGAGGGAGGCGTCTCCCCTTCTTTCGAGGAGATGAAGGAAGCGCTGGATTTGCGGTCCAAATCCGGCATTCACCGCCTGATCAACGCATTGGAGGAACGCGGCTTCATCCGCCGCCTGCCCAATCGCGCCCGCGCGCTGGAAGTGCTCAAGCTGCCCGACGCCATGCATCGCGCGCCCAAGCCCGTCGCGCCTGCCACCACGGCCCTGGCGACCGGGTCGGCGATAAGCAAGCCGCCGGTCGCCGCCAATGACATAGTGGAGATTCCGCTGCACGGCCGCATCGCCGCGGGCGTGCCGATAGAGGCGCTGGAGGGGCAGAATATGCTCTCCGTGCCCGCCGCCCTGCTGGGCACCGGGGATCATTATGCGCTGGAAGTGGCGGGGGATTCCATGGTCGAAGCGGGCATACTCGACGGCGACTTCGCCCTCATCCAACGGACCGACGTGGCGAGGGAGGGGCAGATCGTGGTCGCGCTGATCGACGAGAATGAGGCTACGCTCAAATATTTCCGGCGGGAGGGGCAGAAGGTTCGGCTCGATCCCGCCAATGGCGCCTATGAACCGCAAATCTACGATCCCCGGCAGGTCCGCATACAGGGCAAGCTGGCCGGATTGCTGCGGCGCTATAACTGACGTCCGGGGAATCGGCGCGGCCGGGTCGCGGGCCGCGCCACCCAGGGATGCTCGTCATTCCAGGCCTTCACCCGCCTTATGCCGCCATGGTCGAGATCGATCGCAAGGCCGCCGGTCGAGGCCAGGGACTGTCGATCGACCTTCAGCCAGCGGGGGCGGCAGAAACCCGGCAAGCGCCGGTCGCTGACGACGATGTCGGAGCGCGCGCAATCCCGCGTCAATATCCCATTGTCGATCCGCATGCCGCTCCGCGTCAGCAACAGGTTCCAGTTCCGGCCCCCGCCCGTCAGACGGACAGCGCAGAGATCGGCAGAACAGCGCGCTTGCGGCAGCGCCGCCATCGCCTCCAGCGCGCCGTCATAACCGACACTCTCCATCATGGCGTCGCGCACATAGCGGCCCGCCCGTTCACGCAGCATCGCCATGCCGCCATTCGCGGTGCGGACCGCGACGTGGCGACCGTCCCCGCTTATCAGGATGGAAGGCACGGAGCTTGTCAGCACCATCGCCACCCCGGCCGTCACCGGCATCAGCCCCGCCCAGCGCCACCGGCTTCGCCACAACAGGCAACACAGCATGCCCAACAGGATCAGGCCGAACGCCAGCCCCGATTGCGCGGGAGCCAGAACCACCGCCCAGGGGCTGGACGCCACCCCATGCGCGACCAGCAGCAACAGGTCCAGCGCCCGCGCCGTGAGCCACCAGAAGGGCGCGCCCCATCCGCCCAGGTCCAACAGCAAAGCCGTCGCCTCCAGCGGCATGACGACCAGGGTGGTCAGCGGTATGGCCACCAGATTGGCGACAGCCCCCAGCACGCCCGCCTTGTGAAAATGAAAAAGCGCGATCGGCGCCAGCACCAGTTCGACGGCCAACCCGGTCGCCAGCATGCCGACAAGATTGCGCGCCACCCGGCGCCACATCGCCTCGTCCCGCGCCGACAGGAAAGCGCGGAAGCGGGGATGCTCCCCCAGCGACACCAGGGCGACCACGGCGGCGAAGCTCATCTGGAAACTCGGCCCCACCAGCGCTTCGGGCCAGAGCAGCAGCACCGCCAGCGCCCCCGCCGCCACCAGCCTGAGCGTGATCGCATCCCGCCCCATCGCCAGCCCGCCCAGCACCAGCATGGCGGCGACGCAGGACCGCACGGTCGGCACTTCCGCCCCGGTCAGCAGCGTATAGCCAATGCCCGCCAAAGCGCCGCCGCACGCCGCGACCAGCATCAACGGCCAATCGAGCGCCGCCCGCCGGCTGAGCGCCATCACCCGCATCGACAGGAAAATCACCGCCGCGATCAACGCCGTGACGTGCAGCCCGCTGATCGACAGCAGATGGGCAAGCCCGCTCCGCCGCATCGCCGCGGCATCGGCTTCGGCGATCGCCCCCTGATCCCCAGTCGCCAGAGCGGCGGCGATGCCGGCCCCCTGTCCCGGCGCCCGTTCCAATATATGCGCGAACAGCCGCGCCCGCAGCGGCGGTTCCGCCGTCGCTGGCCGCAGGACGGAAATGGGCCGCAGGGCGCGCCCGGTCGCGCCGATCCCGTCGAAATAGGCGCGCCGCGCAAAATCATAGCCACCCGGCAGGCTTGGCGGCGCGGGCGGCATCAGCCTCGCCCGGAAACGGATGATCGCCCCATCCCCCACGCCCGCCGGGGCAATCGCGTCGTCAAGATTGATGCGTATCAGGGACGGCAGCGCAGGCATGCCGACAGGACGCACCAGCACGCGACTCATCTGCCGCGCAGGCAGCCTGTCGACCGACCGGACCTCCCCCGTCAGTTCGACAAAGGCCGCATGAGGCAAGGGCGGCGCCCCCCACATCATCGCTTTCGCCCAGACCAGCAGGCACCCCGCGCAGGCCAAGAGGCTGCCCGCCAGAATCGCCCGGCGCACCCGTCCACCGGGCGGCAGGACAAGCGCGCCGCACGCCGCCGCCAGCATGGCGCAACAAAAGGCAAGCCATTCCAACCTGTTGGGCAGGACGAACCAGGCCGCGATGCCCGTCCCCAAAGCGACCGGAACCCAAAGCGGCAGCCGCTCCCGCTCTTCCTCCAGCCAAAGTTCCAGGCCGCGCCAAAGCCGTCCCGCTCCCGCCCGGACGGAAGTGACATCGGAGGTTTGTCGTGGCTCGAAAGCCATGCTAGGGGGCGACGCGATCATGAATGGGCCAAGTGGAATCGGGGCGAATGTCAGGGAATGAAGCGGTGAGCGCCACGGGTTCGAACAAACAGGTAGTAACCCGTTTTGCGCCCTCGCCTACCGGTTTTCTGCATATCGGCGGCGCGCGCACCGCGCTTTTCAACTGGCTGTTCGCGCGCCATCATGGCGGCAGGTTCCTGCTGCGGATCGAGGATACCGACCGCGCCCGCTCCACGGAGGAAGCCGTGGCCGCCATTTTCGACGGCCTCGATTGGCTGGGCCTGGGCGGCGACGAACCCGCCGTCTTCCAGTTCGAGCGCACCCCGCGCCATGCCGAAGTGGCGAACCAGTTGCTGGCGGGCGGCCATGCCTATCGCTGCTATGCGACACCGGAGGAACTGGCCGAATTGCGCGAACAGCAGCGCGCCGCCAGACAACCGATGCGCTATGACGGACGCTGGCGCGACCGCGATCCCTCCGAAGCGCCCGAAGGCGCGCCCTTCGTCATCCGCCTGAAAGCGCCCCGTGAAGGCGAAACCGTCATAGAGGACGCCGTGCAGGGCCGCGTCGTCGTCCAGAATGCGGAGCTGGACGACATGATCCTGCTGCGCTCCGACGGCACGCCCACCTATATGCTGGCCGTGGTGGTCGACGATCATGACATGGGCGTCACCCACGTCATTCGCGGCGACGACCATCTCAACAACGCCTTCCGCCAGCTAGGCATCATAAGGGCGATGAATTGGGAAGAACCCGTCTACGCCCATATCCCGCTGATCCACGGGTCGGACGGGGCCAAGCTGTCCAAGCGGCACGGCGCGCTGGGCGTCGATGCCTATCGCGACGAAATGGGGATGCTGCCCGAAGCGGTGCTCAACTATCTGTTGCGTCTGGGCTGGGGCCATGGCGATGAGGAGATCATCTCCCGCGACCGGGCCGTCGAACTGTTCGACATAGCGGGCGTCGGCCGCTCGCCTTCGCGCTTCGACATCAAGAAGCTGGAAAATCTGAACGGCCATTATCTGCGCGAAGCCGACGATGCGCGCCTGGCAGCGCTGGTCGCGCCCCGGATCGCGGCAAGGCTGGGCATCGCATTGCCCGATGGCGGCGAGAAACTGCTGACCGACGCCATGGCTTCGCTGAAGCCCCGCGCCAGGACGCTTAACGAAATTGCCGAAGGCGCGGAGTATTTGTTCAAAAATTGCCCGCTCGATTTTGACGAGAAGGCCCTTGCTCTGCTAGACGACTCCGCGCGTGCGCTGCTGGGACAGACAGCCGACGCTCTTGCACCCATCCAGTCCTGGACGGTCGAAGCGATCGAGGAAGCAATACGCCACGTGGCAGAGGATGCCGGCCTCGGGCTTGGAAAGGTCGCGCAGCCGTTGCGCGCGGCGTTGACCGGACGCGCGGTTTCGCCGGGAATTTTCGACGTCCTTTTCCTTCTGGGGAAGGCGGAGAGCTTGGAACGATTGGCCGCTGTGAGGCACGCACCGGCCAATTAAAGTATCAGGAGAACAGCATGTCGGATAACAATGCCACTTTGAGCGTCGGGGGTGAGGCCAAGGATTATGCCATTCTGAACGGCACGGTTGGCCCGCAGGTCATCGACGTTCGCAAGCTCTACGCCAACACCGGCATGTTCACCTACGATCCCGGCTTCACGTCGACCGCAAGCTGCGATTCGGGCCTGACCTATATCGATGGCGACAAGGGCGTGCTGCTGCACCGCGGCTATCCCATCGACCAGCTTGCCGAACAGTCCAGCTTCATGGAGGTCAGCTACCTCCTGCTCAACGGCGAACTGCCGTCGAAGAAGGATTTGGAGGATTTCACCCGTACCATCACGCGCCACACCATGGTGAACGAACAGCTCACCACATTCTACCGCGGTTTCCGCCGCGACGCGCACCCGATGGCGATCATGTGCGGCGTTGTCGGCGCGCTGTCGGCCTTCTACCATGATTCGACCGACATCAACGATCCGGAGCAGCGCAGGATCGCCAGCCACCGCCTGATCGCCAAGATGCCGACGATCGCGGCCATGGCGTATAAATATTCGGTGGGTCAGCCCTTCGTCTATCCGCGCAACGACCTCAGCTACACCGCCAACTTCCTGAACATGACCTTCTCCGTCCCGGCGGAAGAATATGTCATCGATCCGGTCGTGGTGGACGCGATGGACAAGATCTTCACCCTCCACGCCGACCATGAACAGAACGCATCGACCTCGACCGTGCGTCTGGCCGGTTCTTCGGGCGCCAACCCCTTCGCCTGCATCGCGGCGGGCATCGCCTGCCTGTGGGGTCCGGCGCATGGCGGCGCGAACGAAGCCGCGCTCAACATGCTGCGTGAGATCGGCACCGTCGACCGCATTCCGGAATATATCGCCCGCGCCAAGAACAAGGACGATCCGTTCCGCCTGATGGGCTTTGGCCACCGCGTCTACAAGAATTACGATCCGCGCGCGACCGTCATGCAGAAGACCGCGAAGGACGTCCTGGCCAAGCTGGGCGTCAGCGACCCCATCTTCGACGTGGCGAAGGAACTGGAGCAGATCGCGCTCAACGATCCCTATTTCATCGAGAAGAAGCTCTACCCGAATGTCGACTTCTATTCGGGCGTGATCCTGTCGGCCATCGGTTTCCCGACCGAGATGTTCACCGTGCTCTTCGCGCTCGCCCGTACCGTCGGCTGGGTCGCGCAGTGGAACGAAATGATTTCCGACCCAGCGCAGAAGATCGGCCGTCCGCGCCAGCTTTACACCGGTCCCGCGCAGCGCGACTATGTGCCGGTCGAAAAGCGCTAAACGGCGCTGACAGCGAAAAAACGGAAACGGCGCCCATCGGGCGCCGTTTTTGTTTCAGCCGAACATAGGCGGATCACGCTCTGCCATGTCTGCCCCGGAGCGGCAAAGAGCCCCCTCAGCTCTTGGTGCATTCCCCGTCGCGCTTGCCGGTGACGTCATGGGTGGTGCGCAGGACGGGGCTTCCGCCCTCCGTCTTGGTCATGGTGCTGCCCAAAGTCAGCGTGTCGGCGGTGAAATTGCCCTCCAGCACGATTTCGGAGGTGCCCTTGCCCGAAGTACAGGCGAGCGTCGCGATCAACCGGCCCTTGCGGATCAGCTTGTCCTTATAGGTGCAGTCCTTGCCCTCTGCCCCCGCGAGCGCGTTCGCGTCGGGCACGCCCGCCGCATCCACGGCGATGCAGATCTTTTCCTCGCTGACCTGCTTCAACGCGACCTGATATTCGGCCGGGGTGACGGTGGGGGTGTTGTATCCGGTGGTCTTTCGGGTGAGCGTCCATTCGCCCGCCTTCATGACGATGGGCGCTTCGGCGGTTTCGGGTGCGGGTTCCGGCTTGCCGCCACAGGCCGCCAAGCCGAGAGCGAGCGGCAACGCCGCCAGCGCAACTTTCTGCATATCCTCTCCCCTGTTCTCGCTGGTTCACGCATTTTGCGAGCCGCCGGCCGTTTCCTGCCGACTTCAAAATGCTTTGGCGGAACCGGGAGACGCTCGCGCCAAGTCTCGAAAAGCGCAAGAGGAATTTCTCATCGCACCGGAGGATGCCATGGCTCGCAGAACCGGCGCGCCGGGCCTGCGCTCATTTCGCCGCGCAGGCCGTGCCGATCCACTTGCCGCTGGTCCTGGCCTTCATGCTCATGTTCATGCCGTTGGGCGCGCCGCTCATCTTCATGTCCATGTTCATCTGATAGCTTTCGGGCGCATAATCGCCGGACATGA encodes the following:
- the moaC gene encoding cyclic pyranopterin monophosphate synthase MoaC, which codes for MSRLTHLDDDGSAHMVDVSAKAVTARQAVATGRIGMSAEAAAAIAQGLVKKGDVLAVARVAGIMAAKRTADLIPLCHPIALSSVSIDLDLDEGGVTVTATAKTAGQTGVEMEALTAATVALLTVYDMAKALDKGMIIGDVRLLAKTGGKSGDWTAGNRTGGDGQAA
- a CDS encoding molybdopterin molybdotransferase MoeA is translated as MSLLPVAEAQSRLMALATPLPTEHVAVAACAGRWLTEDIAALRDQPWADLSAMDGYAIRASEWPGPWRVAAESAAGGPLPPPLAPGEACRIFTGAPLPQGADSVLIQEDAARDETLLRGLGGALALGRNVRAAASDFHKGGLLLKRGAALGPAQIALAVLGGHGALPVARRARIALISTGNELVPPGAPAVEGQLPSSNAPMLAALLGSLPCDVIDLGIVPDDLDNVTQAFARAGQADIIVSTGGASVGDHDIVRPAFARAGGSLDFWKIRMRPGKPLMAGTLGSAIFLGLPGNPVSAFVTATLFLLPLVRHLMGAASPLPRTAPATLSAPLPATGERDDYLRAFRTEAGVVSVTSQDSAATAALAMADCLILRAAGSTAAQAGASVTVLPLT
- the lexA gene encoding transcriptional repressor LexA — translated: MLTPKQQELLSFIQTRLEEGGVSPSFEEMKEALDLRSKSGIHRLINALEERGFIRRLPNRARALEVLKLPDAMHRAPKPVAPATTALATGSAISKPPVAANDIVEIPLHGRIAAGVPIEALEGQNMLSVPAALLGTGDHYALEVAGDSMVEAGILDGDFALIQRTDVAREGQIVVALIDENEATLKYFRREGQKVRLDPANGAYEPQIYDPRQVRIQGKLAGLLRRYN
- a CDS encoding ComEC/Rec2 family competence protein — encoded protein: MAFEPRQTSDVTSVRAGAGRLWRGLELWLEEERERLPLWVPVALGTGIAAWFVLPNRLEWLAFCCAMLAAACGALVLPPGGRVRRAILAGSLLACAGCLLVWAKAMMWGAPPLPHAAFVELTGEVRSVDRLPARQMSRVLVRPVGMPALPSLIRINLDDAIAPAGVGDGAIIRFRARLMPPAPPSLPGGYDFARRAYFDGIGATGRALRPISVLRPATAEPPLRARLFAHILERAPGQGAGIAAALATGDQGAIAEADAAAMRRSGLAHLLSISGLHVTALIAAVIFLSMRVMALSRRAALDWPLMLVAACGGALAGIGYTLLTGAEVPTVRSCVAAMLVLGGLAMGRDAITLRLVAAGALAVLLLWPEALVGPSFQMSFAAVVALVSLGEHPRFRAFLSARDEAMWRRVARNLVGMLATGLAVELVLAPIALFHFHKAGVLGAVANLVAIPLTTLVVMPLEATALLLDLGGWGAPFWWLTARALDLLLLVAHGVASSPWAVVLAPAQSGLAFGLILLGMLCCLLWRSRWRWAGLMPVTAGVAMVLTSSVPSILISGDGRHVAVRTANGGMAMLRERAGRYVRDAMMESVGYDGALEAMAALPQARCSADLCAVRLTGGGRNWNLLLTRSGMRIDNGILTRDCARSDIVVSDRRLPGFCRPRWLKVDRQSLASTGGLAIDLDHGGIRRVKAWNDEHPWVARPATRPRRFPGRQL
- the gltX gene encoding glutamate--tRNA ligase, whose translation is MSGNEAVSATGSNKQVVTRFAPSPTGFLHIGGARTALFNWLFARHHGGRFLLRIEDTDRARSTEEAVAAIFDGLDWLGLGGDEPAVFQFERTPRHAEVANQLLAGGHAYRCYATPEELAELREQQRAARQPMRYDGRWRDRDPSEAPEGAPFVIRLKAPREGETVIEDAVQGRVVVQNAELDDMILLRSDGTPTYMLAVVVDDHDMGVTHVIRGDDHLNNAFRQLGIIRAMNWEEPVYAHIPLIHGSDGAKLSKRHGALGVDAYRDEMGMLPEAVLNYLLRLGWGHGDEEIISRDRAVELFDIAGVGRSPSRFDIKKLENLNGHYLREADDARLAALVAPRIAARLGIALPDGGEKLLTDAMASLKPRARTLNEIAEGAEYLFKNCPLDFDEKALALLDDSARALLGQTADALAPIQSWTVEAIEEAIRHVAEDAGLGLGKVAQPLRAALTGRAVSPGIFDVLFLLGKAESLERLAAVRHAPAN
- a CDS encoding citrate synthase, whose translation is MSDNNATLSVGGEAKDYAILNGTVGPQVIDVRKLYANTGMFTYDPGFTSTASCDSGLTYIDGDKGVLLHRGYPIDQLAEQSSFMEVSYLLLNGELPSKKDLEDFTRTITRHTMVNEQLTTFYRGFRRDAHPMAIMCGVVGALSAFYHDSTDINDPEQRRIASHRLIAKMPTIAAMAYKYSVGQPFVYPRNDLSYTANFLNMTFSVPAEEYVIDPVVVDAMDKIFTLHADHEQNASTSTVRLAGSSGANPFACIAAGIACLWGPAHGGANEAALNMLREIGTVDRIPEYIARAKNKDDPFRLMGFGHRVYKNYDPRATVMQKTAKDVLAKLGVSDPIFDVAKELEQIALNDPYFIEKKLYPNVDFYSGVILSAIGFPTEMFTVLFALARTVGWVAQWNEMISDPAQKIGRPRQLYTGPAQRDYVPVEKR
- a CDS encoding DUF3617 domain-containing protein, with translation MQKVALAALPLALGLAACGGKPEPAPETAEAPIVMKAGEWTLTRKTTGYNTPTVTPAEYQVALKQVSEEKICIAVDAAGVPDANALAGAEGKDCTYKDKLIRKGRLIATLACTSGKGTSEIVLEGNFTADTLTLGSTMTKTEGGSPVLRTTHDVTGKRDGECTKS